The following are encoded together in the Cervus elaphus chromosome 23, mCerEla1.1, whole genome shotgun sequence genome:
- the LOC122681557 gene encoding mediator of RNA polymerase II transcription subunit 4-like: MAAASSGEKEKERPGGGLGDVGGNSTRERLLSALEDLEVLSRELTEMLAISRNQKLLQSGEENQVLELLIHRDGEFQELMKLALNQGKIHHEMQVLEKEVEKRDSDIQQLQKQLKEAEQILATAVYQAKEKLKSIEKARKGAISSEEIIKYAHRISASNAVCAPLTWVPRDPRRPYPTDLEMRSGLLGQMNNPSTNGVNGHLPGDALAAGRLPDVLAPQYSWQSNDMAMNMLPPNHSHDFLLKPPGHNKENEDDVEVLSTDSSSSSSDSD; encoded by the coding sequence ATGGCGGCGGCATCGAGCGGCGAGAAGGAGAAGGAGCGGCCGGGCGGCGGCTTAGGAGATGTCGGCGGTAATAGCACACGAGAGCGGCTGCTGTCAGCGCTGGAAGATCTGGAGGTCTTGTCGAGAGAACTTACAGAAATGCTGGCAATTTCGAGAAACCAAAAGTTGCTACAGTCTGGAGAGGAGAACCAGGTCCTGGAGTTGTTAATTCACAGAGATGGGGAATTTCAGGAGCTAATGAAATTGGCACTTAATCAGGGAAAAATCCATCATGAAATGcaagttttagaaaaagaagtagaaaagagAGACAGTGATATTCAGCAACTACAAAAACAGCTAAAGGAAGCAGAACAGATACTGGCAACAGCTGTTTACCaagcaaaagaaaaactcaagtcaatagaaaaagcaagaaaaggtgcTATTTCCTCTGAAGAAATAATTAAGTATGCACATAGGATTAGTGCAAGTAATGCTGTGTGTGCCCCACTGACCTGGGTCCCACGGGACCCACGGAGACCATACCCAACTGATTTGGAGATGAGAAGTGGATTACTGGGTCAGATGAACAATCCTTCCACTAATGGAGTAAATGGTCATCTCCCAGGGGACGCACTTGCAGCGGGCAGACTGCCAGATGTCCTTGCTCCACAGTATTCCTGGCAGTCAAATGACATGGCGATGAACATGTTGCCACCAAACCACAGTCATGACTTTCTGTTGAAACCTCCAGGGCACAACAAAGAAAACGAGGATGATGTAGAGGTTCTGTCAACGGACTCCTCAAGCAGCAGCAGTGACTCTGATTAG